The following proteins come from a genomic window of Sphaerisporangium rubeum:
- a CDS encoding helix-turn-helix transcriptional regulator: MANADGTERGTRARVARLILEHGPINAAALGERLGLTPAAVRRHLDTLLAEGMIEPRVARPRGQRGRGRPAKLFVITDRGRGAFVHAYDGLAGGALRFLAERAGDDAVADFARAQMSGLVDRLAPALRDVPVEERVRVLAEALTADGYAASSSQAKSGGEQLCQHHCPVAHVAAEFPQLCEAETEAFGRLLGTPVQRLATIAHGDGVCTTHVSPPALAAQHNAQRPARRDPDVATPADHGVTVLTSQSTSRNAIETSKETGR; the protein is encoded by the coding sequence ATGGCGAACGCCGATGGCACCGAGCGCGGCACCCGCGCCCGGGTCGCTCGGCTGATCCTGGAACACGGCCCGATCAACGCCGCCGCGCTGGGCGAGCGGCTCGGGCTCACGCCGGCCGCCGTGCGCCGCCACCTGGACACATTGCTCGCCGAAGGCATGATAGAGCCCCGTGTCGCGCGGCCGCGCGGCCAGCGGGGCCGCGGCCGGCCGGCGAAGCTGTTCGTGATCACTGATCGGGGCCGTGGCGCCTTCGTGCACGCCTACGACGGGCTCGCGGGCGGCGCGCTGCGTTTCCTCGCCGAGCGCGCCGGAGACGACGCCGTCGCCGACTTCGCGCGCGCGCAGATGAGCGGCCTGGTGGACCGGCTGGCTCCCGCGCTCCGCGACGTACCCGTGGAAGAGCGGGTGCGCGTGCTGGCCGAGGCGCTGACCGCCGACGGTTACGCCGCGTCGTCCTCGCAGGCCAAGTCCGGCGGCGAGCAGCTGTGCCAGCACCACTGCCCCGTGGCCCACGTGGCCGCGGAGTTCCCGCAGCTGTGCGAGGCGGAGACCGAGGCGTTCGGCCGCCTTCTCGGCACCCCGGTGCAACGGCTCGCGACCATCGCGCACGGCGACGGGGTCTGCACGACCCACGTCAGCCCGCCGGCGCTGGCCGCGCAGCACAACGCTCAGCGGCCGGCGCGCCGCGACCCCGACGTGGCCACGCCGGCCGACCACGGCGTGACCGTACTCACTTCGCAATCCACTTCGCGCAACGCGATCGAGACGAGCAAGGAGACCGGAAGGTGA
- a CDS encoding non-heme iron oxygenase ferredoxin subunit: MTFQKVCSLSDIPDGGVTGVEVEGKPVALVRKSDEVFALHDVCSHAEVRLSEGDVYDDTLECWLHGSCFDVRTGKPTGPPATRPVPVYRVKLDGDDVLVSLDSTDNANGES; the protein is encoded by the coding sequence ATGACCTTTCAGAAAGTCTGTTCTCTCTCCGACATCCCGGACGGCGGTGTGACCGGCGTCGAGGTCGAGGGGAAACCGGTCGCGCTGGTGCGTAAGAGCGACGAGGTGTTCGCTCTGCACGACGTCTGCTCGCACGCCGAGGTCCGCCTCAGCGAGGGCGACGTGTACGACGACACGCTGGAGTGCTGGCTGCACGGCTCGTGCTTCGACGTGCGCACCGGCAAGCCCACCGGCCCCCCCGCGACGCGGCCGGTTCCCGTCTACCGAGTGAAGCTCGACGGCGACGACGTGCTCGTCTCGCTCGACAGCACCGACAACGCCAATGGAGAGTCCTAA
- a CDS encoding cysteine desulfurase: MTTLATSVLDVERIRTDFPILSRELPGGRPLIYLDSGNSSQKPLQVIDAMRDHLAHHYGNVGRALHVLGSESTEAYEGARDKVAAFIGAPSRDEVVFTKNASEALNLVAYAFGNPAGEDDRFRMGPGDEIVISEMEHHSNIVPWQLLARRTGATLRWFPVTDEGRLDLSGIDDLITERTKIVSIAHQSNVLGTVNPVAEVLARARQAGALMMLDASQSVPHRVTDVAALGVDFVAFTGHKMVGPSGIGVLWGRRELLEAMPPFLGGGEMIEAVWMDHSTYAPVPHKFEAGTPPIVEAVGLGAAVDYLTSVGMDEIQRHEHDLTVYGLEALQEFPGLRMIGPSTADDRGGTLSFTIPGVHPHDVGQILDDRFGIAVRVGHHCARPLHLRFGIPATTRASIYLYNTTEEIDALVRGLHHVQKVFG; this comes from the coding sequence ATGACCACCCTGGCGACGAGCGTGCTCGACGTGGAGAGGATCAGGACCGACTTCCCGATCCTCTCCCGCGAGCTGCCCGGCGGCCGGCCGCTGATCTACCTGGACTCCGGCAACTCCTCGCAGAAGCCGCTCCAGGTGATCGACGCCATGCGCGACCACCTCGCGCACCACTACGGCAACGTCGGCCGCGCGCTGCACGTCCTCGGCAGCGAGTCCACCGAGGCGTACGAAGGGGCCAGGGACAAGGTCGCGGCCTTCATCGGCGCGCCGTCCCGCGACGAGGTGGTCTTCACCAAGAACGCCTCCGAGGCGCTCAACCTCGTCGCGTACGCCTTCGGCAACCCGGCGGGTGAGGACGACCGGTTCCGCATGGGACCCGGTGACGAGATCGTCATCTCCGAGATGGAGCACCACTCCAACATCGTGCCGTGGCAGCTGCTCGCGCGGCGCACCGGCGCGACGCTGCGGTGGTTCCCCGTGACCGACGAGGGCCGCCTGGACCTGTCCGGCATCGACGACCTGATCACCGAGCGCACCAAGATCGTGTCGATCGCGCACCAGTCGAACGTGCTCGGCACCGTCAACCCGGTCGCCGAGGTGCTGGCCCGCGCACGGCAGGCCGGCGCGCTCATGATGCTCGACGCCTCGCAGTCGGTGCCGCACCGCGTGACCGACGTGGCGGCGCTCGGCGTGGACTTCGTGGCGTTCACCGGTCACAAGATGGTCGGCCCCTCCGGCATCGGCGTGCTGTGGGGACGGCGGGAACTGCTGGAGGCCATGCCGCCGTTCCTCGGCGGCGGCGAGATGATCGAGGCGGTCTGGATGGACCACTCGACCTACGCGCCGGTGCCGCACAAGTTCGAGGCGGGGACCCCGCCGATCGTCGAGGCCGTGGGTCTCGGCGCCGCCGTCGACTACCTCACCTCCGTCGGCATGGACGAGATCCAGCGGCACGAGCACGACCTGACGGTGTACGGCCTGGAGGCGCTCCAGGAGTTCCCCGGGCTGCGCATGATCGGCCCGAGCACCGCCGACGACCGCGGCGGCACCCTGTCGTTCACCATCCCCGGTGTGCATCCGCACGACGTGGGGCAGATCCTGGACGACCGGTTCGGCATCGCCGTGCGCGTCGGGCATCACTGCGCGCGGCCGCTGCACCTGCGGTTCGGAATACCCGCGACCACGCGGGCGTCTATCTACCTGTACAACACCACGGAGGAGATCGACGCGCTGGTCCGCGGTCTCCACCACGTCCAGAAGGTGTTCGGATAA
- the sufD gene encoding Fe-S cluster assembly protein SufD: MALDTKPRPVAPEGSSVEDFPVPTGREENWRFTPLSRLRGLHDGTAPATGDVSVEVSAAPEVTVETVGRDDPRIGEAYVAADRVAAQAYASFEKATVITVPREAVASTPTVVTLRGDRQVTAYGHIVIAVEPMAEAVVVLDHQGSAVYADNVEFVVGDGATLKVVSLQDWADDAVHVSHHHARLGRDATFKSFVVTLGGDLVRLAPSVTYTGRGGDADLSGLYFVDAGQHIEHRLLVDHSVPDCRSNVDYRGALQGDEAHAVWIGDVIIRVEATGTDTYELNRNLILTDGARADSVPNLEILTGEVAGAGHASASGRLDDEHTFYLQARGIPYDEARRLVIRGFFAQLIAKIEVDEVRDRVLAAVEAELAP, from the coding sequence ATGGCTCTCGACACCAAGCCGCGGCCCGTCGCGCCGGAGGGCTCCTCCGTGGAGGACTTCCCGGTGCCGACCGGACGCGAGGAGAACTGGCGATTCACGCCGCTGTCGCGGCTGCGCGGCCTGCACGACGGCACGGCGCCTGCCACCGGCGACGTCTCCGTCGAGGTCTCCGCGGCGCCTGAGGTCACGGTCGAGACCGTCGGCCGCGACGACCCGCGAATCGGCGAGGCGTACGTCGCCGCCGACCGCGTCGCCGCGCAGGCGTACGCCTCGTTCGAGAAGGCCACCGTGATCACGGTGCCGCGGGAGGCCGTGGCCTCGACGCCGACCGTGGTCACGCTGCGCGGCGACCGCCAGGTGACCGCGTACGGCCACATCGTGATCGCGGTGGAGCCGATGGCCGAGGCCGTCGTCGTGCTCGACCACCAGGGCAGCGCCGTGTACGCCGACAACGTCGAGTTCGTCGTCGGCGACGGCGCGACGCTGAAGGTCGTCAGCCTGCAGGACTGGGCCGACGACGCGGTGCACGTCTCCCACCACCACGCGCGCCTCGGCAGGGACGCCACGTTCAAGAGCTTCGTGGTCACCCTCGGCGGCGACCTGGTGCGGCTGGCGCCGTCGGTGACGTACACCGGCCGGGGCGGCGACGCCGACCTCAGCGGCCTGTACTTCGTGGACGCCGGCCAGCACATCGAGCACCGGCTGCTGGTCGACCACAGCGTCCCTGACTGCCGCAGCAACGTCGACTACCGCGGCGCGCTGCAGGGCGACGAGGCGCACGCCGTGTGGATCGGCGACGTCATCATCCGTGTCGAGGCCACCGGCACCGACACCTACGAACTCAACCGCAACCTCATCCTCACCGACGGCGCGCGCGCCGACTCGGTGCCCAACCTGGAGATCCTCACCGGAGAGGTCGCCGGGGCCGGCCACGCCTCGGCCTCGGGCCGTCTCGACGACGAGCACACGTTCTACCTGCAGGCGCGGGGCATCCCCTACGACGAGGCGCGCCGCCTGGTCATCCGGGGCTTCTTCGCGCAGCTCATCGCGAAGATCGAGGTCGACGAGGTCCGCGACCGGGTGCTCGCCGCGGTGGAGGCGGAGCTCGCACCATGA
- a CDS encoding ABC transporter permease — MVLAQAGAEVRAMVRNGEQLLLTLIIPVLVLAGFSAVPLLELPGRRVDFVAPGVLALAIMSTAFTGQAIATGFERRYGVLKRLGATPLPRSGLLLAKTLAVLAVEALQVVVLTGVALALGWRPGGSLLWAASLILAGTAAFSGLGLLMAGTLRAEATLAAANLVYLVLLGLGGVVVPVTAFPHALRAVVELLPITALTGGLRSVLTGSAAFPAWSLLVLLAWAAVTLAVAARTFRWE; from the coding sequence ATGGTTCTGGCGCAGGCCGGCGCCGAGGTGCGGGCCATGGTGCGCAACGGCGAGCAGCTGCTGCTCACACTGATCATCCCGGTGCTGGTGCTCGCCGGGTTCTCGGCCGTGCCGCTTCTGGAGCTGCCGGGCCGGAGGGTCGACTTCGTCGCGCCGGGGGTGCTCGCTCTGGCGATCATGTCGACGGCGTTCACCGGTCAGGCCATCGCCACGGGGTTCGAGCGCAGATACGGGGTGCTGAAGCGCCTCGGCGCCACTCCCCTGCCCCGGTCGGGGCTGCTGCTCGCCAAGACCCTCGCCGTCCTGGCCGTCGAGGCGCTGCAGGTCGTGGTGCTGACCGGGGTGGCGCTCGCGCTCGGCTGGCGGCCCGGGGGGAGCCTGCTGTGGGCCGCGTCGCTGATCCTCGCCGGCACGGCGGCGTTCAGCGGGCTCGGCCTGCTGATGGCCGGCACGCTGCGCGCCGAGGCCACCCTGGCCGCCGCCAACCTCGTCTACCTGGTGCTGCTCGGGCTCGGCGGGGTCGTCGTCCCGGTCACCGCGTTCCCCCACGCGCTGCGCGCCGTCGTCGAGCTCCTGCCGATCACCGCGCTCACCGGCGGCCTGCGCTCGGTGCTCACCGGCTCCGCCGCCTTCCCCGCCTGGTCCCTGCTGGTCCTGCTCGCCTGGGCCGCGGTCACGCTGGCGGTGGCCGCCCGCACGTTCCGCTGGGAGTGA
- a CDS encoding VOC family protein translates to MPTRTGYRPGLPCYADLASPDVAASAAFYAALFGWSAERDRGQDGGGYVRFTLRGVPVAGAGPTFSVGRPAAWNSYFAAEDAESAALRVKEAGGHVVTGPAEIGDEGAMAVFHDPEGAAFMVWQAGRGHGAGLAGEPGALCRFELWTRDPVGAMAFYPEVFGWETRGGQDGEPGAVWLTDGRFAAGLRPMEDGVPQEVPAHWLVHFGVADCDEAADLGVRWGGRVLREPRDLPSGRRAVLADPHGARFAVLAAAPAR, encoded by the coding sequence ATGCCTACGCGAACCGGTTACCGGCCAGGTCTGCCTTGCTACGCCGACCTGGCCAGCCCCGACGTGGCGGCGTCGGCCGCGTTCTACGCCGCGCTGTTCGGCTGGAGCGCCGAGCGCGACCGCGGCCAGGACGGCGGCGGCTACGTCCGTTTCACGCTGCGCGGCGTGCCGGTGGCCGGTGCGGGCCCGACGTTCTCGGTGGGCCGGCCGGCCGCCTGGAACAGCTACTTCGCCGCCGAGGACGCCGAGAGCGCGGCCCTGCGGGTCAAGGAGGCGGGGGGTCACGTGGTGACCGGCCCCGCCGAGATCGGCGACGAGGGTGCCATGGCGGTGTTCCACGACCCCGAGGGTGCCGCGTTCATGGTGTGGCAGGCGGGACGCGGCCATGGCGCGGGGCTGGCCGGTGAGCCCGGTGCGCTGTGCCGGTTCGAGCTGTGGACCCGCGACCCCGTGGGGGCCATGGCGTTCTATCCCGAGGTGTTCGGCTGGGAGACCCGCGGCGGCCAGGACGGTGAGCCGGGTGCGGTGTGGCTGACCGACGGCCGCTTCGCGGCGGGCCTGCGGCCGATGGAGGACGGGGTGCCGCAGGAGGTCCCGGCGCACTGGCTGGTCCATTTCGGGGTGGCCGACTGCGACGAGGCCGCGGACCTCGGCGTACGCTGGGGCGGCCGCGTGCTGCGCGAGCCGCGCGACCTGCCTTCGGGGCGGCGCGCGGTGCTGGCCGACCCGCACGGCGCGCGTTTCGCCGTGCTCGCCGCCGCGCCGGCCCGCTGA
- a CDS encoding ABC transporter ATP-binding protein produces the protein MESPAVALTGLVKRYGRVVAVDGLTLSAARGEVTAILGPNGAGKTSTVEICEGFRKADGGTVRVLGLDPVRDAARLRPRVGIMLQSGGVPPAARAGEWLRTVARFHAHPLDPAALLSLLGLTEHARTPYRRLSGGQQQRLSLAAAVIGRPELVFLDEPTAGLDPQARHACWDLIGELRARGVSTVLTTHHMDEAERLADHVVIIDRGTVVAEGSPRTLTGAERQLRFRARPGLDLDELLAALPVGSAAKESPSGHYVIEGHVGPELLGTVTAWCATEGVAADDLSVERRTLEDVFLELTGRELR, from the coding sequence ATGGAGTCCCCAGCCGTCGCGCTCACCGGTCTGGTCAAGCGGTACGGCCGGGTCGTCGCCGTCGACGGGCTGACCCTGAGCGCCGCACGCGGTGAGGTCACCGCGATCCTCGGGCCGAACGGCGCGGGCAAGACGTCCACGGTCGAGATCTGCGAGGGGTTCAGGAAGGCGGACGGCGGCACGGTGCGCGTCCTCGGGCTCGACCCCGTCCGCGACGCGGCACGCCTGCGTCCCCGGGTCGGCATCATGCTCCAGTCCGGCGGCGTCCCGCCGGCCGCGCGCGCCGGGGAGTGGCTGCGCACGGTCGCGCGGTTCCACGCGCACCCCCTCGACCCCGCGGCCCTGCTGTCCCTGCTCGGCCTCACCGAGCACGCGCGCACGCCGTACCGCCGCCTGTCGGGGGGCCAGCAGCAGCGCCTGTCCCTGGCCGCCGCCGTGATCGGCCGGCCAGAGCTCGTGTTCCTCGACGAGCCGACCGCCGGGCTCGACCCCCAGGCGAGGCACGCCTGCTGGGACCTGATCGGCGAACTGCGGGCCCGCGGCGTCTCGACCGTGCTGACCACCCACCACATGGACGAGGCCGAGCGCCTGGCCGACCACGTGGTCATCATCGACCGCGGCACGGTGGTCGCCGAGGGAAGCCCCCGCACGCTGACCGGCGCGGAACGCCAGCTCCGGTTCCGCGCGCGTCCCGGCCTCGACCTGGACGAGCTGCTCGCCGCGCTCCCGGTGGGCAGCGCCGCCAAGGAGTCCCCGAGCGGCCACTACGTCATCGAGGGCCATGTCGGGCCCGAGCTCCTCGGCACCGTGACGGCCTGGTGCGCCACCGAAGGCGTCGCCGCCGACGACCTCAGCGTCGAACGCCGCACCCTGGAGGACGTCTTCCTGGAGCTGACCGGCCGTGAACTCCGCTAG
- a CDS encoding GAF domain-containing sensor histidine kinase, which translates to MSPLLFAAAMATGALTARYRAMAAEAQRRRRTAEEGRRVAEDSLAGSREDLRRVVAEQAALRRVAMLVACGVTSEDLFGAVAAEMGRIVGVEHSAIIRYDQDGMCVVMGSWSVHGPERTIPVGWRFSPDSPNVSGMVWRTGRRARMTDFDLATGEVAAWARRRGVRCAVGIPINADGRLWGAAVALCGDAEPVPGLERHMEEFTGLVSTAVCNAQATAQLAASRARAVTAADDTRRRIERDLHDGVQQRLVTLGLELNDARAAAARTPELRTRLDQMAGDLSGLVAEVQELSRGLHPAVLSRGGLVPAVKTLARRSAVPVELELLVHGRLDEQVEVAAYYVVSEALTNIAKHAHASVAEISLTVRDGTLRLEVRDDGVGGADLRSGSGLVGLGDRVEVAGGTFRVRSIQGRGTCLEAVIPLDPRVRCRPV; encoded by the coding sequence ATGTCGCCGCTCCTCTTCGCGGCCGCGATGGCCACCGGCGCGCTCACCGCGAGATACCGCGCCATGGCCGCCGAGGCGCAGCGGCGGCGGCGCACGGCGGAGGAGGGCCGGCGCGTGGCCGAGGATTCTCTCGCCGGCAGCCGTGAGGACCTGCGGCGCGTCGTGGCCGAGCAGGCCGCGCTGCGGCGGGTGGCGATGCTGGTGGCGTGCGGTGTGACCTCCGAGGACCTGTTCGGCGCGGTGGCGGCCGAGATGGGTCGCATCGTCGGCGTCGAGCACAGCGCGATCATCCGGTACGACCAGGACGGCATGTGCGTCGTGATGGGGTCGTGGAGCGTCCACGGCCCCGAGCGGACGATCCCGGTGGGGTGGCGCTTCTCCCCGGACTCGCCGAATGTCTCCGGCATGGTGTGGCGTACCGGACGTCGGGCTCGCATGACCGATTTCGACCTCGCGACGGGTGAGGTCGCCGCCTGGGCCCGGCGGCGGGGGGTCCGGTGCGCGGTCGGCATCCCGATCAACGCGGACGGCCGGCTGTGGGGTGCCGCGGTCGCGCTGTGCGGCGACGCCGAGCCGGTGCCCGGCCTGGAGCGGCACATGGAGGAGTTCACCGGGCTGGTCTCCACCGCGGTCTGCAACGCGCAGGCCACGGCCCAGCTCGCCGCCTCACGTGCCCGCGCGGTCACCGCGGCCGACGACACGCGCCGCCGCATCGAACGCGACCTGCACGACGGGGTGCAGCAGCGCCTGGTGACGCTCGGGCTGGAGCTGAACGACGCACGGGCCGCGGCGGCGCGGACGCCTGAGCTCCGCACCCGGCTCGACCAGATGGCGGGTGACCTGTCCGGCCTGGTGGCGGAGGTGCAGGAGCTGTCACGCGGCCTGCATCCGGCGGTCCTGTCACGCGGCGGGCTGGTGCCGGCGGTGAAGACGCTCGCGCGGCGCTCGGCGGTGCCGGTGGAGCTGGAACTGCTGGTGCACGGACGGCTGGACGAACAGGTGGAGGTGGCCGCCTACTACGTCGTGTCGGAGGCGCTCACCAACATCGCCAAGCACGCGCACGCGTCGGTGGCCGAGATCTCGCTCACCGTGCGGGACGGCACGCTGCGGCTGGAGGTCCGCGACGACGGCGTCGGCGGCGCCGACCTGCGGAGCGGCTCGGGTCTGGTGGGCCTCGGCGACCGCGTGGAGGTGGCGGGAGGCACCTTCAGGGTCCGCAGCATCCAGGGCCGGGGCACGTGCCTGGAGGCCGTCATCCCGCTCGACCCCAGGGTCAGGTGCCGTCCGGTCTGA
- the sufB gene encoding Fe-S cluster assembly protein SufB has protein sequence MTVTDRPELEGLGKYRFGWADADAAGASARRGLSEDVVRNISGLKNEPEWMLDLRLKGLRLFGKKPMPSWGSDLSGIDFDNIKYFVRSTEKQAASWDELPEDIKNTYDKLGIPEAEKQRLIAGVAAQYESEVVYHKIREDLEEKGVIFLDTDTGLKEHPEIFKEYFGSVIPVGDNKFASLNTAVWSGGSFIYVPPNVHVEIPLQAYFRINTENMGQFERTLIIVDEGSYVHYVEGCTAPIYSSDSLHSAVVEIIVKKNARCRYTTIQNWSNNVYNLVTKRAVAYEGATMEWIDGNIGSKVTMKYPAVYLMGEHAKGETLSVAFAGEGQHQDAGAKMVHLAPKTSSTIVSKSVARGGGRTSYRGLVQIEEGAAGSASTVKCDALLIDQISRSDTYPYVDVREDDVSMGHEATVSKVSDDQLFYLMSRGLDEDEAMAMIVRGFVEPIARELPMEYALELNRLIELQMEGAVG, from the coding sequence GTGACTGTCACCGACCGTCCGGAGCTTGAGGGCCTCGGAAAGTACAGGTTCGGCTGGGCCGACGCCGACGCGGCCGGCGCCTCGGCGCGCCGCGGCCTGTCCGAAGACGTGGTCCGCAACATCTCCGGGCTGAAGAACGAGCCGGAGTGGATGCTCGACCTGCGGCTGAAGGGCCTGCGGCTGTTCGGCAAGAAGCCCATGCCGTCGTGGGGCTCCGACCTCAGCGGCATCGACTTCGACAACATCAAGTACTTCGTCCGCTCCACCGAGAAGCAGGCCGCTTCCTGGGACGAGCTGCCGGAGGACATCAAGAACACCTACGACAAGCTCGGCATCCCCGAGGCGGAGAAGCAGCGCCTCATCGCGGGTGTCGCCGCGCAGTACGAGTCCGAGGTCGTCTACCACAAGATCCGTGAGGACCTTGAGGAGAAGGGTGTCATCTTCCTCGACACCGACACCGGCCTCAAGGAGCACCCCGAGATCTTCAAGGAGTACTTCGGCTCGGTGATCCCGGTCGGCGACAACAAGTTCGCGTCGCTGAACACCGCGGTGTGGTCGGGTGGCTCGTTCATCTACGTGCCGCCGAACGTGCACGTCGAGATCCCGCTCCAGGCCTACTTCCGGATCAACACCGAGAACATGGGCCAGTTCGAGCGCACGCTGATCATCGTCGACGAGGGTTCCTACGTCCACTACGTCGAGGGCTGCACGGCGCCGATCTACTCCTCCGACTCGCTGCACAGCGCCGTCGTCGAGATCATCGTGAAGAAGAACGCGCGCTGCCGGTACACGACCATCCAGAACTGGTCGAACAACGTCTACAACCTGGTCACCAAGCGCGCCGTGGCGTACGAAGGCGCGACCATGGAGTGGATCGACGGCAACATCGGCTCCAAGGTCACGATGAAGTACCCGGCCGTCTACCTCATGGGTGAGCACGCCAAGGGTGAGACGCTGAGCGTCGCCTTCGCCGGCGAGGGCCAGCACCAGGACGCCGGCGCCAAGATGGTGCACCTCGCGCCGAAGACCTCCTCGACGATCGTCTCCAAGTCGGTCGCCAGAGGCGGCGGCCGCACGTCCTACCGCGGCCTCGTGCAGATCGAGGAAGGCGCGGCCGGCTCGGCGTCCACGGTCAAGTGCGACGCGCTGCTCATCGACCAGATCAGCCGCTCCGACACCTACCCCTACGTCGACGTCCGCGAGGACGACGTCTCCATGGGCCACGAGGCCACGGTCTCCAAGGTGTCGGACGACCAGTTGTTCTACCTGATGAGCCGGGGCCTGGACGAGGACGAGGCCATGGCCATGATCGTGCGCGGGTTCGTCGAGCCGATCGCGCGCGAGCTCCCCATGGAGTACGCGCTCGAACTCAACCGGCTGATCGAGCTGCAGATGGAAGGAGCGGTGGGCTGA
- a CDS encoding EamA family transporter — MTASSPPPSSQRSRSSQPSAAPRPRAWARPGAAARTALTAVPAPGLVLLGIVSVQVGAGLAKQLFAQFTPSAVVFLRIATGALILAVLARPRLRGLSRRDLGVVLTFGVTLGLMNLTFYEALARLPIGIAVTVEFLGPLGVAVATSRRRLDLLWVTLAGAGIALLAPWSGGSVDLLGLLFAALAGVCWAGYIILSATAGSRIPGTGGLTAAMLVATVVIAPFGVASGAEGLLSPHVLLIGVGVGLLSSVIPYTLELEALRRMPKRVFGILMSLEPAAAALVGLIVLHEFLTVWQWSAIACVVVASVGATRTQDPPPQDVVRPDGT; from the coding sequence ATGACCGCCTCCTCACCGCCGCCGTCGTCCCAGCGGTCCCGGTCGTCCCAGCCGTCCGCGGCGCCGCGTCCCCGTGCGTGGGCCCGGCCCGGCGCGGCGGCGCGTACGGCCCTCACCGCCGTGCCCGCGCCGGGGCTCGTGCTGCTCGGCATCGTGTCGGTGCAGGTCGGCGCGGGGCTCGCCAAACAGCTGTTCGCGCAGTTCACGCCGAGCGCCGTGGTGTTCCTGCGCATCGCCACCGGCGCGCTGATCCTCGCCGTACTGGCCAGGCCACGGCTGCGCGGTCTGTCCCGCCGCGACCTCGGTGTGGTGCTGACGTTCGGCGTGACGCTCGGGCTGATGAACCTGACGTTCTACGAGGCGCTGGCGCGGCTCCCCATCGGCATCGCGGTGACCGTGGAGTTCCTCGGGCCGCTCGGTGTCGCGGTCGCCACCTCGCGCCGGCGGCTCGACCTGCTGTGGGTGACGCTCGCCGGGGCCGGCATCGCGCTGCTCGCGCCGTGGAGCGGCGGCTCGGTGGACCTGCTCGGGCTGCTGTTCGCGGCGCTCGCGGGAGTCTGCTGGGCCGGGTACATCATCTTGTCGGCCACCGCGGGAAGCCGCATCCCCGGCACCGGCGGGCTGACGGCCGCCATGCTCGTGGCGACCGTGGTCATCGCGCCGTTCGGCGTCGCGAGCGGCGCCGAGGGCCTGCTCTCGCCACATGTGCTGCTGATCGGCGTCGGGGTGGGGCTGCTGTCGTCGGTGATCCCGTACACGCTGGAACTGGAGGCGTTGCGCCGCATGCCGAAGCGGGTGTTCGGCATCCTGATGAGCCTCGAACCCGCGGCCGCCGCACTCGTCGGCCTGATCGTGCTGCACGAGTTCCTGACCGTCTGGCAGTGGAGCGCCATCGCCTGCGTCGTCGTCGCCTCGGTCGGCGCGACCCGCACGCAGGATCCGCCGCCGCAGGACGTGGTCAGACCGGACGGCACCTGA
- the sufC gene encoding Fe-S cluster assembly ATPase SufC, with protein sequence MSSLEIRDLHVSVDDKEILRGVNLTVRSGETHAIMGPNGSGKSTLAYAVAGHPKYTITSGSVLLDGEDVLAMSVDERARAGLFLAMQYPVEVPGVSVSNFLRSAVTAVRGEAPKLRVFTKELKEGMDALSIDASFAQRNLNEGFSGGEKKRHEILQLELLKPKIAILDETDSGLDVDALRVVSEGVNRFSAGGDTGVLLITHYTRILRYVKPQFVHVFAGGRIVEEGGPELADKLEAEGYERYTKAAI encoded by the coding sequence GTGTCCAGCCTGGAAATCCGCGATCTGCACGTCTCCGTCGACGACAAGGAGATCCTGCGGGGCGTCAACCTGACCGTGCGGTCGGGTGAGACCCACGCCATCATGGGGCCGAACGGCTCGGGCAAGTCCACGCTCGCCTACGCCGTCGCCGGCCACCCGAAGTACACCATCACCTCCGGCTCGGTCCTGCTCGACGGCGAGGACGTGCTGGCGATGTCGGTGGACGAGCGGGCCAGGGCCGGCCTGTTCCTCGCCATGCAGTACCCCGTCGAGGTGCCGGGTGTCTCGGTGTCGAACTTCCTGCGCAGCGCCGTGACGGCCGTGCGCGGCGAGGCGCCGAAGCTGCGGGTGTTCACCAAGGAGCTGAAGGAAGGCATGGACGCGCTGTCCATCGACGCCTCCTTCGCGCAGCGTAACCTCAACGAGGGCTTCTCCGGCGGCGAGAAGAAGCGCCACGAGATCCTCCAGCTGGAGCTGCTCAAGCCCAAGATCGCGATTCTGGACGAGACCGACTCCGGCCTCGACGTCGACGCGCTGCGCGTGGTGTCCGAGGGGGTCAACCGCTTCAGCGCCGGCGGCGACACCGGCGTGCTGCTGATCACCCACTACACCCGCATCCTGCGGTACGTGAAGCCGCAGTTCGTGCACGTGTTCGCCGGTGGCCGCATCGTCGAGGAGGGTGGCCCCGAGCTCGCCGACAAGCTTGAGGCCGAGGGGTACGAGCGTTACACCAAGGCCGCGATATGA